One segment of Brassica napus cultivar Da-Ae chromosome C3, Da-Ae, whole genome shotgun sequence DNA contains the following:
- the LOC125583007 gene encoding uncharacterized protein LOC125583007, translating to MGIGSSSDPSRYSHKTEKVDGLYSNDDTTTEEIAEALKELSDSLKAEEMFWKQKKSKDEEGLVVIATSYFRQIFESSNPEDIADALSEAELRECEEVMKVVKKYGQASEQCINFEKSSLLFGKRINANVRQQIKDTPGIQNEGGMGTYLGIPEDISGSRCNFFAFLKDKLMHRVNGWTGRWLSKGGKEVLLKSILLALPTYVMSSFLLRLEICENLASAIAQFWWSSNPSKRGIHLAKWEKVCRPRKEAGVGFRMTHEFNLALLEKQLWRLVQYPDSLVARVLKGRYYRMCSPLRTISAISTTHRRDTFCWNYTKNGQYTVKSGYWVARNLLDADEKEVLEPSITKLQAFAWKITAPQKICHLIWQLITGYVAVTRNLARNDKIFRRIDRDPLELVRYVESECQVWFNANEIIPTPPQDLNIEEPQVLSLGNIYMIDGSWTSTAQFSGYRWVWLDRLGKVQLMGTRNHIRRESALHSEMEALRWAMESMLQHSTYQSFGIDYKDLIAMIYELHAWPSFATELERMETLKICFPDFKITHIPRAQNQISDFLPRTARSFHRILYFIGCSIPVWLPRSPQI from the exons ATGGGGATCGGATCATCGTCCGATCCTAGCAGATATTCTCACAAGACCG AGAAGGTTGATGGGCTGTATTCGAATGATGATACGACGACTGAGGAAATAGCAGAAGCCTTGAAGGAACTCTCTGATTCCCTTAAGGCAGAAGAGATGTTCTGGAAGCAAAAAAAGTCGA AGGATGAGGAAGGATTGGTAGTCATTGCTACTAGTTACTTCAGACAGATCTTTGAATCCTCAAACCCAGAAGATATAGCGGATGCGCTATCAGAG gCAGAGctccgtgaatgtgaagaagtgaTGAAAGTAGTCAAGAAATATGGACAAGCATCAGAACAAtgcattaattttgaaaaatcctccctactctttggtaagaggatTAACGCAAATGTTAGACAACAGATCAAAGATACTCCGGGGATCCAGAAtgaaggaggaatgggaacATATCTAGGAATTCCAGAAGATATTAGCGGATCCAGATGCAATTTTTTTGCATTTCTGAAGGATAAATTAATGcatagagtgaatggatggacGGGCAGATGGCTATCAAAAGGTGGAAAGGAGGTTCTCCTTAAATCTATCTTGTTAGCTCTTCCGACTTATGTTATGTCTAGTTTCTTGCTCCGGTTGGAGATATGCGAAAACCTTgctagtgccattgcacaattttggtggagttctAACCCCTCAAAGAGAGGAATTCACTTGGCAAAGTGGGAAAAGGTCTGCAGACCACGGAAGGAGGCCGGGGTTGGTTTCCGTATGACCCATGAGTTTAACCTTGCTTTACTGGAAAAACAATTATGGAGGCTAGTGCAATACCCTGATTCGCTGGTGGCTAGAGTGTTGAAGGGAAGATACTACAGAATGTGTTCGCCTTTACGAACAATCTCT GCCATAAGCACCACTCATCGCCGGGATACATTCTGCTGGAACTATACTAAAAATGGACAGTATACGGTCAAATCAGGATATTGGGTAGCTAGGAACTTACTAGATGCTGATGAGAAGGAGGTTCTGGAACCTAGTATAACAAAGCTTCAAGCATTTGCTTGGAAGATAACAGCTCCACAAAAGatttgtcatcttatatggcagcTGATAACTGGTTATGTGGCAGTGACGAGGAATCTG GCAAGAAATGATAAAATCTTTAGGAGAATAGAcagagatcctttggagctaGTTCGCTATGTGGAGAGTGAGTGTCAAGTCTGGTTTAACGCAAATGAGATAATACCAACACCTCCACAAGACCTTAATATCGAAGAACCTCAAGTGTTAAGCTTGGGGAATATTTACATGATAGATGGGTCATGGACATCTACTGCACAATTTAGTGGATATAGATGGGTCTGGCTAGATAGATTGGGGAAGGTTCAACTTATGGGGACACGAAATCATATTCGAAGAGAGTCTGCCTTACATTCAGAGATGGAAGCACTAAGATGGGCGATGGAGAGTATGCTCCAGCATTCGACTTATCAAAGCTTTGGAATAGACTACAAGGATTTGATTGCAATGATCTACGAGCTTCATGCTTGGCCGAGCTTTGCGACAGAATTGGAGAGGATGGAGACTTTGAAGATATGCTTCCCGGATTTCAAGATTACTCATATTCCACGAGCGCAGAATCAAATTTCAGATTTCTTACCTAGGACTGCGAGATCTTTCCATAGAATACTTtatttcattggttgttctattccggtttggttacctAGGTCACCTcaaatttga
- the LOC106385857 gene encoding receptor-like protein kinase At3g21340 produces MSSPLYHRRIMEKQHQALWLCALICINLSSLLHLVEAQDQKGFISLDCGLSPTDLPYNDPSTGLTYSTDDGLVQSGKTGKIQKEFEAIFSKPSLKLRYFPDGVRNCYSVNVTESTNYLIKAVFVYGNYDGLANDPSFDLYIGPNLWSTVDMNGRTNGTIEEIIHRTISKSLQVCLVKTGTSNPFINTLELRPLQNNTYNTQSGSLKYFFRYYFSTSDRTIRYPNDVHDRKWYPFFDSKEWTEVTTDLNVNASNSYKPPQIVMASASTPISTFWPWNFTWTLPSSTTQFYVYLHFAEIQTLKSLDTREFQVTMNGKLAYERYSPKMLATETIFFSTPQQCEGGKCILELTKTLKSTLPPLINALELFTVIDFPQLETNQDDVVAIKGIQNTYGLTRITWNGDPCVPKQFMWDGLNCNSLDISTPPIITSLNLSSSQLTGIIAPGINDLIHLQELDLSNNNLTGGVPEFLAGMKSLLVINLSGNNLNGTVPQAILQKKGLKLNLEGNSDLICPDGLCVNKTGNGGSKKTNVVVPAVASVAFLVILAAALAFFLVFKNKKTSTIEGPSSYTQVSDNRTTRSSEPAIMTKNKRFTYSEVVTMTNNFERVLGKGGFGMVYHGSVNGTEQVAVKMLSHSSSQGYKEFKAEVELLLRVHHKNLVSLVGYCDEGENLALIYEYMANGDLREHMSGKRGGSILNWETRLKIVVESAQGLEYLHNGCKPPMVHRDVKTTNILLNEHFQAKLADFGLSRSFPIEGETHVSTVVAGTPGYLDPEYYRTNWLNEKSDVYSFGIVLLEIITNQPVINQSREKPHIAEWVGLMLTKGDIKNIMDPNLYGDYDSGSVWRAVELAMSCLNPSSARRPTMSQVVIEINECLAYENSRGGTSHNMNSQSSIEVSMNFDIGITPGPR; encoded by the exons atgtcATCTCCTTTGTACCATAGAAGAATAATGGAGAAACAGCATCAAGCACTTTGGTTATGTGCGTTGatctgtatcaatctttcttcCCTTTTACATCTCGTTGAAGCTCAGGACCAAAAAG GATTCATCAGCTTGGATTGCGGGTTATCGCCAACCGATCTTCCTTACAACGATCCTTCAACCGGATTAACATACTCAACAGACGATGGTTTAGTGCAAAGTGGCAAAACCGGAAAAATCCAAAAGGAGTTTGAGGCAATCTTTAGTAAACCGTCTTTGAAGCTTAGATACTTTCCAGATGGTGTCCGAAACTGCTATTCCGTGAATGTCACGGAAAGCACAAACTATCTGATCAAAGCCGTTTTCGTGTACGGCAACTACGATGGTCTCGCCAACGACCCGAGTTTTGATCTTTACATTGGTCCGAATCTTTGGTCAACGGTTGATATGAATGGACGGACCAATGGTACTATCGAAGAGATCATCCACAGGACCATATCTAAGTCTCTGCAGGTCTGTCTAGTTAAGACAGGAACAAGTAATCCTTTTATTAATACCTTAGAGCTACGACCACTTCAGAACAATACTTACAATACGCAGAGCGGTTCGCTGAAGTATTTCTTCCGATATTATTTCAGCACTTCAGATCGCACCATAAG GTATCCCAATGATGTCCATGATCGTAAATGGTATCCGTTCTTCGATTCGAAAGAGTGGACAGAAGTAACCACTGATCTCAATGTAAACGCTTCTAATAGTTATAAACCACCACAAATTGTAATGGCGTCAGCATCAACGCCTATAAGTACTTTCTGGCCATGGAACTTCACCTGGACATTGCCGTCTTCCACTACCCAATTCTATGTATATTTACATTTTGCCGAGATTCAAACTCTAAAGTCACTCGATACCCGAGAATTCCAAGTGACAATGAATGGGAAACTTGCCTACGAACGTTATAGTCCTAAAATGTTAGCCACAGAAACTATATTCTTCTCCACACCACAACAGTGTGAAGGAGGAAAATGCATCTTGGAGCTAACCAAGACGCTCAAGTCTACCCTGCCTCCTCTCATAAACGCTCTCGAGCTTTTCACTGTGATCGATTTCCCACAGTTGGAAACAAACCAAGATGATG TTGTTGCTATCAAGGGTATTCAAAATACTTATGGATTAACTAGAATTACATGGAACGGAGATCCATGCGTCCCTAAACAGTTTATGTGGGATGGTTTAAATTGCAACAGCTTAGATATTTCTACACCACCTATAATCACTTCCTT AAACCTATCTTCAAGTCAGTTAACAGGGATCATCGCACCTGGCATTAATGATCTGATCCACTTACAAGAATT AGACTTGTCCAACAACAATTTGACGGGCGGAGTACCAGAATTTCTTGCCGGCATGAAATCACTCTTGGTCAT AAATTTAAGTGGGAATAATCTTAATGGCACTGTTCCTCAAGCCATTTTACAAAAGAAAGGACTAAAGTTGAA CCTTGAAGGAAACTCAGATCTTATTTGTCCGGATGGACTATGTGTAAACAAAACCGGAAATGGTGGTTCCAAGAAAACGAATGTTGTAGTACCGGCTGTTGCATCGGTCGCGTTCCTGGTTATTCTTGCAGCTGCATTGgctttctttcttgttttcaaaaacaaaaagaccTCAACCATTGAAG GTCCATCATCATATACGCAAGTATCAGATAATAGAACAACCAGATCTTCAGAACCAGCAATAATGACGAAAAACAAAAGATTTACTTACTCAGAGGTGGTAACAATGACAAATAACTTTGAAAGAGTCCTTGGCAAAGGAGGATTTGGAATGGTATATCATGGAAGTGTAAATGGTACTGAACAAGTAGCTGTTAAAATGCTCTCACACTCATCTTCTCAAGGGTATAAAGAATTCAAAGCTGAG gTGGAACTTCTCCTAAGAGTCCACCACAAAAATCTGGTTAGCCTCGTTGGATACTGTGACGAAGGTGAAAATTTGGCTCTCATCTATGAGTATATGGCTAACGGAGACCTAAGAGAACATATGTCAG GAAAACGAGGTGGATCTATTCTGAATTGGGAAACTAGACTAAAAATAGTTGTCGAATCTGCACAAG GGTTGGAATACTTGCATAATGGATGCAAACCACCAATGGTTCATAGGGATGTCAAAACCACAAATATATTGTTGAATGAACATTTCCAGGCCAAGTTAGCTGATTTTGGGCTTTCAAGATCTTTTCCGATCGAAGGAGAAACTCATGTGTCAACAGTTGTTGCTGGAACTCCTGGTTACCTTGATCCAGA ATATTATCGAACAAATTGGTTGAACGAAAAAAGCGATGTCTACAGCTTCGGAATTGTACTATTAGAGATCATCACAAATCAGCCAGTGATCAATCAAAGTCGTGAAAAACCACATATAGCAGAATGGGTTGGGTTAATGCTTACAAAAGGAGACATCAAAAACATCATGGATCCAAATCTCTATGGAGATTATGACTCTGGTTCTGTGTGGAGAGCAGTTGAACTAGCAATGTCGTGTCTAAATCCTTCTTCAGCTAGAAGACCAACCATGTCTCAAGTTGTTATCGAAATAAACGAATGTTTAGCATATGAAAACTCAAGGGGAGGAACGAGTCATAACATGAACTCACAGAGTTCCATAGAAGTGAGCATGAACTTTGATATTGGAATTACCCCTGGACCTCGCTAA
- the LOC106386522 gene encoding uncharacterized protein LOC106386522, which produces METKSSKSSVLLYVLVLALVLSPILPCQAASVHLGGGSPGGRKLMAPSPPVRMCPQCVCCAPAPPGYCCPCRCPGGP; this is translated from the exons ATGGAAACCAAGTCATCGAAATCCAGCGTCCTCCTATATGTTCTTGTTCTTGCGCTGGTCCTGTCTCCAATACTCCCATGTCAAGCAGCTAGTGTGCATCTAGGAG GTGGAAGCCCTGGAGGGCGTAAGCTGATGGCACCGTCACCACCAGTTCGCATGTGTCCACAGTGTGTGTGTTGTGCACCGGCGCCCCCTGGATATTGCTGCCCATGTCGCTGTCCTGGTGGTCCCTAA
- the LOC106389376 gene encoding uncharacterized protein LOC106389376, with protein sequence MGQQLRRAVGKVKEVERFPSSTSRVAVDRRSFPKEELTAAKSPSTAAVDGVSDEEAQRTTSDDNVLEERDPKYDTMLSQMVGRIKSKPGGKAEMGEASVVESSKRPLPKLRNTTPESTRYEEKPVPQGTLNVAQVRHIMLLYQGKAQDHSGPMSVDEIAKNYRIDVSQVKKITQFLSLPPEVTDKQKKRYE encoded by the exons ATGGGTCAGCAACTGCGTCGAGCCGTTGGGAAAGTCAAAGAAGTTGAGAGATTCCCATCTTCTACATCTAGGGTCGCCGTCGATCGGAGATCGTTTCCGAAGGAAGAGCTCACCGCCGCGAAATCACCGTCTACCGCCGCCGTTGACGGTGTTTCtg ATGAAGAAGCTCAAAGAACAACGAGTGATGATAATGTTCTAGAAGAACGAGACCCAAAGTACGATACAATGTTAAGTCAAATGGTGGGGAGGATAAAGTCTAAACCAGGAGGCAAGGCTGAGATGGGAGAG GCATCAGTAGTGGAAAGTTCCAAGCGGCCACTTCCAAAGCTCCGGAACACAACTCCTGAATCAACAAGGTATGAGGAAAAACCGGTGCCTCAAGGAACGTTGAACGTGGCGCAAGTGAGACACATCATGCTTCTCTATCAGGGGAAAGCTCAGGATCATAGCGGTCCGATGAGTGTGGATGAGATAGCTAAAAACTACAGGATTGACGTCTCTCAGGTCAAGAAAATCACACAGTTCCTGTCTTTGCCTCCGGAGGTTACTGATAAGCAGAAGAAACGATATGAATAA
- the LOC125583008 gene encoding uncharacterized protein LOC125583008, with product MQVLLVVEQNNQLVTLNHQARPTGSAPFAEANVASSSYDNRRGRGRGRGGNRYHGHGRGRGIRFRPYDERNNKDFHENERNEKDRDDKRQTGKVCYRFGMKGHWVRNCRTPKHLADLYRESQKGKEKGRGETNFISGEPGPSFHGLNDDTHLDVSDFLVEPESIDE from the coding sequence ATGCAAGTCCTCCTTGTAGTGGAGCAAAATAATCAACTCGTGACTTTAAACCATCAAGCTCGTCCCACTGGATCTGCTCCATTCGCAGAAGCGAATGTTGCATCATCCAGTTATGATAATAGGAGAGGACGAGGTCGTGGACGTGGTGGAAACCGTTATCATGGTcatggaagaggacgaggaataAGATTTCGTCCCTATgatgaaagaaataataaagactTCCACGAAAATGAAAGGAATGAAAAAGACCGGGATGATAAAAGGCAAACGGGAAAGGTTTGCTACAGATTCGGCATGAAAGGTCATTGGGTACGTAATTGTCGTACTCCAAAACACTTAGCCGATCTATATAGAGAATCCCAAAAgggaaaagaaaaaggaagaggTGAAACAAACTTCATCTCTGGTGAACCCGGACCATCCTTTCATGGTTTAAACGATGATACTCATCTTGACGTATCAGACTTTCTGGTTGAGCCAGAGAGTATCGATGAGTGA